In Sulfitobacter guttiformis, the genomic stretch TAAATGCGAATACACCAACGTTCATGGTGACATAAATCGCCATATAAATCAGCATCGCCTGCACGCCGAACGCAGTTCCCGCTGCCAATCCCATCAGGGCATAGCCCATATGCGCAATCGACGAGTAGGCCATTAGCCGTTTGATATTTGTCTGCCCGATTGCTGCAATCGCTCCGAGGAACATCGACAGGACAGACAAAAGCGCGATGATCTGCTGCCAGTCCCCTACTGCATTACCAAACGCATCATGCAACACGCGCGCGAAAAGCCCCATCGCCGCAACCTTTGGCGCAGTTGCGAAAAATGCCGTAATCGGAGTTGGCGACCCTTCATAGACGTCCGGTGTCCACATGTGGAAAGGCACCGCTGACACTTTGAACGCCATGCCCGAAATCAGGAACACAATGCCGAAAAGCATGCCGATCGACATATTGCCAGCCTGAGCTACCGTAATAATCCCCGCAAACTGCGTTGTTCCGGCATAGCCGTAGACCAGCGACGCACCGTAGAGCAGCAAACCGGATGAAAGCGCGCCAAGGACAAAATACTTCAGACCAGCTTCGGTAGATTTGACACTATCGCGGCGCAGCGAGGCCACAACATATAGCGCTAGCGACTGAAGCTCGAGCCCCATATAAAGCGCCATAAGGTCTCCGGCAGAGACCATCACCATCATGCCGACAGCGCTGAGCGCAACCAGAATGGGATATTCGAACCGCAACAAGCCACGCTTGTTCATATAACCTTCTGACATGAACAGGACGCAGGCTGCCGAAACGAGTATCACAACCTTGGCAAACCGCGCAAATCCGTCATTCACAAACATCCCGTCAAACGCACGGACCGTTGTGCCGGATGTTCCTGCGACCATCAGGGCAACCACAATCAACGCCGCAGAAATGCCCCACAGAATGGGCCGCGCCAGTTTGTCCTGCCCACCGTAAGCACCGACCATCAGTGCCGCAATCGCACTTAACGCAAGGATAATTTCGGGCAGGATCACAAGGATATCGTCAGTCATTTCTTTCGCCTCAATTCAGGGCTTCGGCAGATTGTGTCACAGCCTGCGCTGCGGCAACTGCCGTATCATAATTTTCAACCAGTGCCGCAACGGACGGCCCTATTACATCAAGAATAAGCGCGGGATAAACACCCAGAAGTAGCGTCATTACCACCAGCGGGGCAAAGATCCATTTCTCGCGGGCATTCATATCGGTGATGGCCTTTAGGCTTTCCTTGATCAGATCACCCATCACCACGCGACGGTAAAGCCACAGCGCATAAGCAGCCGAAAAGATGACACCTGTAGTTGCAACCGCAGCAACCCACGTATTGACCTGAAAAACAGCCATCAGCGTCAGGAATTCACCCACAAAGCCTGACGTGCCCGGCAAGCCCACGTTTGCCATCGTGAACAGCATAAACAGCATCGCATACACCGGCATCCGGTTTACCAGACCACCGTATGCATCAATCTCGCGGGTGTGCATGCGGTCATAGATAACGCCCACTGCCAGAAACAGCGCGCCAGAGATAAATCCGTGGCTAATCATCTGGAAAATCGCGCCATCCAAGCCTTGCTGGTTGGTCGAGAAGATACCCATCGTCACGAAACCCATGTGCGCCACAGAAGAATACGCGATCAACTTTTTCATATCGTCCTGCACCAGGGCCACCAGCGATGTATAGACAATCGCAATAGCAGACATCCAAAGGATCACTGGGCCGACTACTTCGGAACCCACCGGAAACATCGGCAGTGAAAAGCGCAGAAAGCCGTAACCGCCCATCTTGAGCAGGATCGCCGCTAGAACCACGGAGCCCGCCGTTGGTGCCTGAACATGCGCATCCGGAAGCCATGTGTGCACTGGCCACATCGGCATCTTGACCGCAAAGCTGGCAAAGAAAGCGAGGAACATCAGCGTTTGCATACCGCCGACGATCTGGAAGCCCATGACGCTGAATGTCTCTGACCCAAAGCTATGTGTAATCAAACTAATCGTGCAGCCGCCGATGCAGGTCGTGCCGGCATCCGCAAACATGGCTACCATTGCCACCAGCATCAGAACCGAGCCAAAGAAGGTGTAGAGGAAGAATTTGAAGCTGGCATAGATCCGGTTTGCACCGCCCCAGATGCCGATGATCAAGAACATCGGGATCAGGCTTGCCTCAAAGAACAGGTAGAACAGGATCAGATCGAGCGATACGAATACGCCGATCATCAATGTCTCGAGGATCAGGAACGCGATCATGTATTCCTTAACGCGGGTGCTCACATCCCATGACGCCGCGATCACCAGCGGCATCATAAACGTGGTCAGCATCACAAACAGGATCGATATACCGTCAACACCGACGCGGTACTTAAGGCCAAGCAGCCAATCGGCCTCGTCCACCAACTGAAAACCCGTATTCGCGCTGTCGAACTGTGAGTACATCACGACAGATGCGATGAATGTCATTGTCGTGGCAAAGAGAGCCAGCCATTTGGCGTTCCGTTGCGCGGCCTCATCTTCACCGCGCAGGAACACGCCCAATATCAACGCCGCGAATGCAGGAATAAACGTCACGATGGACAACAGATTATTTTCCATCAGTTCGCTCCTCCGCTCATCGTCATCCAAGTCACCAGAACCGCAATTCCGATCACCATGGCGAAGGCGTATGTAAAGATATATCCCGACTGAGCCTTGCCACTAAGCCGTGTGAAGAAGGGGATAATTCCCATAGCGAGGCCGTTCAAGCCACCGTCAATCACATCGCCATCGCCGCGTTTCCACAAGAAGCGGCCAATCGCTTTAGCAGGTTGCACAAAGATAAAGCCGTAAATCTCGTCGAAATACCATTTATTCAGGAAAAACTGGTAAAGCGGCTTTTGCTGGATGGCCAGACGTGAAGGCAGGCTCGGGTTCCAGATGTAGAACCACATGGCCATGACAAAGCCGAACAGCATTGCGATAAACGGGCTGACCTTGACCCACTTTGGCGCGCTGTGCGCATCCTCCAGCACTGTGTTATCCGGCGCGAAATGAAGTGCCCCCTCACCCGGTTTCCCTGCAAAGCTGGCACCGTGATGCGCGCCTTCATGATCCTCAGAACCTGCTGCAGCATGGCTTTCCTCTGCCCCGTCAACGGTTCCTTCGCCATCCGCCGCCATTTCTACCACCGGAATACCGTAGAATTTGCCAACATACTCGGCAGAGCCAAAGAAACTTTTGTAGAAAATCATACCCGAGAAGATCGCACCGATCGCCAGCACACCCAACGGAATCAACATAACCATAGGGCTCTCGTGTGCATGCTCGTGCGTGTGCTTGTCGCCGCGCGCCTCGCCAAAGAACGTGAGGAAGATCAAGCGCCAGGAGTAGAAAGAAGTCATGGCAGCAGCGATCACCAGCATCCAGAAGGCGTACATCGCACCGCCGCCCCACGCGCTCTCAATGATCGCATCTTTTGACAGGAAACCCGCAAAACCGAAATGCGTGAGCGGAATACCGACACCGGTGATTGCCAGCGTACCTATCATCATTGCCGCGAAGGTCACGGGGATCTTCTTACGCAGGCCGCCGTAATTACGCATATCCTGCTCGTGGTGCATTGCATGAATGACCGACCCTGCCCCAAGGAACAGCATCGCCTTAAAAAATGCATGCGTCAGCAAGTGGAACATCGCGGCAGAGTACATGCCGACACCAGCAGCCACGAACATGTAACCAAGCTGGGACATGGTTGAATACGCAATCACGCGCTTGATGTCGTTCTGTACCAGACCGATGGTCGCCGCCACAAACGCTGTGGTCGCGCCAAGGAACGTAACAAACATCATCGCTTCAGGCGCGTATTCCATCAACGGTGACATGCGGCACACAAGGAAAACACCCGCAGTAACCATCGTCGCGGCGTGGATCAGCGCGGATACAGGGGTCGGCCCCTCCATCGCGTCCGGCAACCATGTATGCAGAAACAGTTGGGCCGACTTACCCATCGCACCAACAAACAGAAGGAATGCAATCAGATTGGCCGCATTCCACTCGGTCCAGAGGAAGGTGATCGACTGTTCGGCGAGCTGCGGCACAGCGGCAAATATATCGTCGAATTTGATGCTGTCCGTCAGCATGAAGATAGCAAAGATCCCGAGCGCAAAGCCAAAGTCGCCAACGCGGTTTACCACAAATGCCTTGATCGCGGCAGCGTTCGCGGAAGGCTTTTTGTAATAAAACCCGATGAGAAGATAGGAGGCAACGCCCACCCCTTCCCAGCCAAAGAACATCTGGACCAGATTGTCTGACGTCACGAGCATCAACATCGCGAATGTAAAGAAGGACAGGTAAGCAAAGAAGCGCGGCTTATAGCTCACGCCTTCACCAAAATTCTCGTCATGGGCCATGTAGCCGAAGGAATAGAGGTGCACGAGGCTCGAGACTGTTGTGATGACGATCAGCATAATCGTGGTCAGACGGTCCATCCGGATGGACCAATCCGTAGACAGTGACCCGCTCTCGATAAAGCGCAGGATCTGGATGGTCTCCGTCGTTCCGTCAAAAGTTAGAAAAACGATCCAGCTCAAAATTGCAGACAGAAACAAACCTGCGGTTGCAATTGTACAGGCCGCATTTTCGCCAAAGATCTTCCAACCAAAACCGCACAAAAGCGAACAGACCAGCGGTGCAAAGAGCAGTGTAAGTTCCATTTCCTCAGCCCTTCATCACGTTGACGTCTTCCACGGCGATAGTGCCGCGGTTCCGGAAGAAGCAGACAAGGATCGCAAGGCCGATCGCAGCTTCAGCCGCGGCTACTGTGAGGACAAACAGCGTGAACACCTGTCCAACCATGTCTCCGAGAAAACTGGAAAATGCGACAAGGTTGATGTTCACCGCAAGCAGCATCAATTCAATACTCATCAGCAGGATGATCACGTTCTTGCGGTTCAAAAAGAGCCCGAAGATGCCAATGACGAACAGCGTTGCCGCCACCGTCAGATAATGTTCCAGTCCGATCATGTCGTCCCTCAGTTTTCTCGCCCGATGTTCAGGGCGTCGTCGTCAATCAGCGCCAGTGGCGTAATGGCGCCGCGTATTTCACATGAAGCTATAGCCGCCAAGCACAATGATCAGAACTACAATAAGGGCGACCAGCAAATTACGTGACATCGTCATTCTTCCTTGCATTTTCCGGCTTCTACCTAGGTTCAAATACTGAAACGAGCCCGGAATATTTTCAAAAACTCCGCACCGGATCGGTACGAAACTGGTAATTTACAGTCCCTGCCCCGGTTTTACATCCGTAAGCTTCATCGCCTTGGCCGGATCGCGCATCATCTGTGCAACCACGTCCTGACGCTTAACATCCTTGCGGTGGCGAAGCGTAAGGACGATCGCACCGATCATTGCGGTGAGAAGGATCAGGCCCGACAGCTGGAACAGCAAAAAGTATTCATCATAAAGGATCATGCCGAGAGCTTGCGTGTTCATCACGTCGGGGTCTGTCACCTGCTGACGCAGACCTTCCGCTGCGGTGTTTGCTTCCCACGCGCCAAAGGCCATTACAAACTGCATCAGAATAACCAGACCGATCAACAGGGCCAGCGGCATATATTTCGCCATCTCGGCCTTGAGCTCGGCAAAGTCGATGTCGAGCATCATCACGACAAACAGGAACAGCACCGCAACCGCACCCACGTAGACAATAATCAAAAGCATGGCTACAAACTCGGCCCCCAGAAGGACGAACAGGCCGGCAGCGGACAAGAACGACAGGATAAGCCATAGAACAGAATGCACCGGATTGCGGCTAATCACCGTGAACAGCCCACCTGCGATCACACTCACCGCAAAAAGATAAAATGCAAAAACGCTCATGCGTCACCTTCCTTATTCGTGTTCGCCGCGGCCGACATCTCGTCCAGCACCGGCTGTGCAACTGCTGTTGCTTTCTGCATCGCCGGAATACCGGCAAACAGCGCCATCTGGCCTATTGTCTCGATGATTTGTTGCTTGTGCGCGCCTGCTTCCATCGCGTGACGCACGGTCTGACGTATCGCAATTTCGTTCTGCGCACCCTGCATGGTCAGCCCCGCCAGCGTCAGGAGCAACCGCGTCTTTGCATCAAGCCCGTCAGGATTGAGCCGATTGCCAAAAAACGTTTCCATCATGTCTTTGGGCATCATACCCAGCATCGATTCAAACCCTTTAGGCGTAAACGCATCCATAGCAGGAAAGGCCTTTGCCATTTCCTGCGCCTGACGCATCATATCTTCCCATGGGTTTTTATCGGTCATCGGTAGGGTGCATCCATCTCGAGGTTACGTGCAATCTCAGATTCCCAGCGGTCGCCGTTCTCTAGAAGCTTGCTTTTGTCGTAATACAGCTCTTCGCGTGTCTCGGTGGAGAACTCGAAGTTAGGCCCTTCGACAATCGCATCCACTGGGCAGGCTTCCTGACAGAAACCGCAATAGATACATTTCGTCATGTCGATGTCATAGCGCGTCGTGCGGCGGGAGCCATCTTCGCGCGGTTCCGCATCAATCGTGATCGCCTGTGCCGGACATACGGCCTCGCACAATTTACACGCAATGCAGCGCTCCTCGCCGTTGGCATAGCGGCGCAATGCGTGCTCGCCACGAAACCGCGGGGATAGTGGCCCCTTTTCATGCGGGTAGTTGATCGTCGCCTTCGGCTTGAACATATATTTAATGCCCAGCTTCATGCCTTGGTAGAAATCCTGCAACAGGAAGTATTTCGCGTGGCGGGTATAATCAGTCATATCAGCCTCCTACCGTATAACGGGCATAGATGCCCCAGAACCATTCAAACTTTGCGGCGAAAGCTACGAAAACAACCCAGAATAGCGAGAACGGCAGGAACACTTTCCAGCCAAGACGCATCAACTGGTCATAGCGGTAGCGCGGTGTGATCGCTTTGATTAGCGAGAAGAAGAAGAACACGATACCCATCTTCGCAATCATCCAGAAGATGCCGTCCGGGAGGCCAGGTACAGGCGACAGCCAGCCACCAAAGAACATGAGCGAGATCAGCGCGCACATAAGCACCACCGCAACCAACTCACCGATCATAAACAGGAGGAAGGGCGTCGAAGAGTATTCAACCTGATAGCCCGCAACCAGTTCTGATTCCGCTTCGGGAAGGTCAAACGGTGGGCGGTTTGTTTCGGCCAAAGCAGAGATGAAGAACAGGATCAACATCGGGAAATGCGGCAGCCAATACCAGCTCAGCAAGCCATAGTCGCTTTTTTGTGCTTCCACGATCCCGCTGAAGTTCATCGAACCGGTAGAGATAATCACACCGATGATAATCAGACCGATGGACACCTCATATGAAATCATTTGCGCCGCCGAGCGAAGCGACCCGAGGAAGGGGTATTTGGAGTTGGACGCCCAACCACCCATGATCACGCCGTATACCTCCAGCGAGGAGACCGCGAAGACAAACAGAATTGCCACGTTGATATCCGACAGGACCCAGCCGTCATTGAATGGAATAACCGCCCAAGCGACTAGCGCCATAACAAGGCTCACCATCGGGGCGAGGAAGAACACCGGACGATCCGCACCCGCAGGAACTACGATCTCCTTCACGATGTATTTTCCGAAATCCGCGAATGACTGCAGCAGGCCGTAAACGCCAACCACGTTCGGGCCACGCCGCAGCTGGACCGAGGCCCAGATCTTGCGGTCCAGATACATCAGGAACGCCAGCGCAACGAGCAAGGGAATCACAACAAGGAAAATCTGACCGACGATCAGAAGGATCATCCCCAGTGTGGTGTTAAAAAAGAAGTCAGCCATAGGTCCTCACACCGTCGGGATGCCTTTTTCGCGGCAGTTTTGCGTAACCACCTCGGCATCAATAGTCTTCAAGCCTGATGGCAGGCTCGGCGAGATCGTGTAAACAGCATCGGCCCGCCAAACGCCACCCTCAATTGCCACATTTGTACGGACATGACGTGCAAAACCGTAGCCGCGTATCAACGTGTACTGCGCAGCAGCACATTCAGCGTAAGCCGCCACATTTTCAGAGGCCATTGCCTTGGTCATTGCCACATTGAACTGCACCAGATCACCGTCCAGCAGCACAGTCTCCACCCCTTTGTATTCAGGGATAAAATCCTCAGCTGTGGGGATCGCCGGGGTACATGCACACAGTGCCATCACCCCTATCCACCCTGCCCGCTTCACTCTGCCGCCAACGCCTCCATACGACGCGCTTTTGCATTCGCTGACAGTTCCGCCATCAGGCTCGAGGCGCGTGCAATCGGATTCGTCAGGTAGAAATCGCTGATTGCATTGGTAAAAGGTGCATCCGACATCTTGCCTACAGGCTCCAGTGTCCATCCGTTTTCAGCGACGACATCGACCTGACCCAGATGCTTGTGCGCTTTAACCAACGCCTTGCGCAGCGCAGCAAGTGAGTCGAACGGCAATGCCGCACCAGTCTCTGCGCTCAACGCGCGCAGAATCGCCCAGTTTTCTTTGGCCTGCCCCGGTGCAAAACCGGCGCGCTGTGCCAACTGGGGCCGCCCTTCTGTATTGACGAACAGACCGCCCTCTTCGGTATAGGCAGCTGCCGGCAAGATGATATCTGCGCGATGTGCTCCGCGATCACCATGCGAGCCCTGATAAATGACGAACGGTCCTGCCGGAATGTCGCCCTCGTCGGCGCCCATGTTATAGATCACCTCGGCGGCCAGCACATCTGCGATACCGCCCGCTGCCGTGGCATCGACATCCATTGCACCCACACGCCCCGCCGCTGTGTGAAGAACCAACAGCTTGGCACCTGATTTATCACAAACTGCCTGCACAGTCGCCAGAACGGCCGCGCCATCCTCGGACGCCAGTGCACCCTGTCCCACGATAACAAGAACATTTTTCTCTGCCATGGACGCCATATCAAGGTCGAGCAGATGCGATAACGCAGCACGGTCCGTGCCCATATGCTCGTATTCATAGGTAAGGTTCGCCGCCTCACCCACCAGGCTCACATCTGCGCCACGTGACCATGCCTTGCGGATGCGCGCATTCAGCACAGGCGCTTCTACGGCTGGATTTGTGCCTATCAGCAAAATCTTCTGCGCGGCGTCAATGTCTTCAATTGCCGCTGTTCCGACATAGGCGGAGCGGTTGCCCGCTGGCAGCTTTGCGCCGTCCGTGCGGCACTCAACGACACCGCCGAGTCCCTCTATCATCTGCTTCAGAGCAAACGCCGCTTCGACGCTGGCCAGATCGCCAACCAGACCGCCCAGCTTCTTACCCTTCATCGCAGCAGCCGCAGCAGCCAGCGCTTCGGGCCACTCGGCCTTCCGTAGCTTACCGTTCTCGCGGATATAAGGTGTGTCCAACCGCTGCTTGCGCAGGCCATCCCAGACAAAACGGGTTTTATCGGAAATCCATTCCTCGTTCACACCATCATGGTTGAGCGGCAGGAAGCGCATCACTTCGCGACCTTTTGTATCGACGCGGATGTTTGAGCCAAGGGCGTCCATAACATCAATCGACTCAGTCTTGCTCAACTCCCAAGGGCGCGCAGTAAATGCGTAAGGCTTGGAGACCAACGCGCCTACCGGACACAAGTCGATAATGTTGCCCTGCAGATTGCTGTCCAGAGTTTCGCCGAGATAGGCGGTAATCTCGCTGTCCTCGCCGCGCCCTGTCTGGCCCATCTGGTGGATGCCCGCAACTTCGGTGGTAAACCGTACGCAGCGCGTGCAAGAGATACACCGTGTCATATGCGTCTCGACCAATGGACCCAGATCGAGGTCCGTGCTTGCGCGCTTTGGTTCACGATAGCGGGAAAAATCCACGCCATAAGCCATCGCCTGATCCTGCAAATCACATTCGCCGCCCTGATCGCAGATCGGGCAATCAAGGGGATGGTTGATCAGCAGGAATTCCATCACGCCTTCGCGCGCCTTTTTGACCATAGGCGAATTGGTTTTGACGACCGGTGGCTGGCCTTCGGGACCGGGGCGCAAATCACGCACCTGCATCGCGCAGGAGGCGGCAGGCTTGGGCGGGCCACCCACGACTTCCACAAGACACATCCGGCAGTTGCCCGCTATCGTCAGTCGCTCGTGATAGCAAAAACGCGGCACTTCGACGCCTGCCTGCTCGCACGCCTGAATGAGCGTCATCGCCCCTTCGGCTTCAACTTCTTTACCGTCGATGATGATCTTGCGAATGTCACTCATGATATCACTTTTCTCTTAGCATAGAGCCGATCCGGCTCGCTTTTTGAATCTCTTTGCGCCCGAGCGCGCAATAACTTTGCGGGTCCGAGATCACAACACCATTGGCCCGCATATATGCCTCGCCCTTGGCCCGCATCCTTGCCTTTTCCATATCCGAGTCGGCATAGGCCTCTATCTCGTCGTTGGAATAACCCAGTTCGCGTGCGAGTTTGCGTGTCTCGCGGTATAAAGACAAGGCGGTGATCAGCCGGGGTGCCATCTGGGGGCACTTCTTGCGTATCTGATCTGCAACGGCAACATCAAAAACCGCATTATCAATACGTGCGACATCACGCAGCGGCGGCTTGGCGATCGCCGCGCCGGTGGATAAGGCAATCAAACTGACCGTAAGAATGAAATGGCGCATGGTACTCTCCTCAAATGCTAGCGGGGCTTTTGCCCTTGTGTGCATGTGTGGGGTAGCCGGTTGCTATGCAATAACATGGCATGTCCCAGGTCGGTATCGCTCCCATGGTGATCTCTTTAAAGGGCGTTGGGACAACGTCCCTGCAACAGCAACGTATCATTCGTGATATTAAGTTGGGATTGCGGCGCATCGGGGCCTGCCGTCCAGATAACATCGGAACTGCCAAACGAATTAACGCAGTGCACCGTCGCCTCATAGCGCCCTGCCTCAAGGGCACCCTCCAGCGACCGCGACACCGGCTTTACCGTGACGGTAAAGACATCGCGCTGACGCTCGACCTTGCGCAACTTGGCGTTAAAGATCTGACCATCAAAATAAATGCGGTCCTCCGACGATGTACATGCCCCAAGCAGCCCCGCACAAAGCACCATACCCGTCAATATCTTCATCACCGTCTCCTCCACACAGCTTCGTGCGGTTATTTCCAGATCTTAGCGCCTATATTGCGCAAATATGCAGTCAGGGCCAGCGCTTCTTGTGTCAGTTTCGTTTGCGATCACGCAGGGGGGCCACCCCGTCCAGTGCTTTGCGCAACAACGCTATGGCCAGATTGAGACCTACGTACAGCATTCCCACCAAAGGAACGTAAACCCACGCCGTAACCAGACCTCCTGTTACCGCCGTAAATGTGGCCCATGCAGGCGCGCCAAAGACGACCAGCGTCAGTATAAACGCCCCCAAGCTCAGCAAACCATCCCATATATTGCGAAAAAAACCCATTAATCTCCCCTTCCACTCCCCCGCGCGTATCAATCGGGGCTATGTCAGGCGGTCATACCCCTGCAAGAGCGCGAAAACCAGCGCGTCAATCTGGAAGAGTCAGACAAGAGAACCACAAAACAAAAGACTTTGCGGGGGCTTCAGGTAGCGACGTTACCCTACGGCACGTTCGCGTCCCGCAGCGCACTCACCCTGCCAAACCTCACCGACATATTAAAGCTACAACTTCAGACGAATGAAGCTAACCACGCCCTAGCGTGATAACACAGAGGGCCAACGTACCGTCGCCAGAATAAAGAGAGGAATGAAGCCAATCAGCACCATCAAAAGCTGGTAAATCGGGATAACCAACGGGATAGGCCCCAGCACCTCGTAGAAGGCGATCCAGCCACCGGCGAGATATATCCCAACAAGACAGGCCACAGGCACAAACGGAAACACAGCGGTCCAGCGTGGCAATCCCGCTTTACCAAGTACAACCGCAAATATGGCGCATTCAATCACCGCAATCACCAAAGGGATTGCGATGAAATTTAGAGCTTCGAGAAACACTTTTTATTCCGCCGCAACCGGCGTGACGCTGGCGCTGCGCTTATGGGCAATTCGATCTTCAATATCGCCACGGAAGTGACGGATCAGACCCTGAATAGGCCAAGCTGCCGCATCACCAAGGGCGCAAATTGTGTGGCCCTCAACCTGCTTTGTCACGTCAAGCAACATGTCGATCTCTTCCGGCTCGGCATCGCCCTTAACCAGACGCTCCATCACACGCATCATCCAGCCTGTGCCTTCGCGGCAAGGCGTGCACTGTCCACAGCTCTCATGCTTGTAGAACTTTGCCAGACGCCAGATCGCTTTGATCACATCCGTTTTCTGGTCCATGACAATGACCGCTGCTGTCCCGAGACCGGATTGCAGCTCGTTGCGCAAATAATCAAAATCCATAGTCGCGCCGCGCATCGCCTTGCCAGGCACCATTGGCACCGACGAGCCACCCGGAATTACCGCCTTGAGGTTGTCCCAGCCGCCTCTGATCCCGCCGCAATGCTTCTCGATCAATTCCTCAAAAGAAATGCTCATCGCTTCCTCGACAACGCAGGGATTGTTCACATGCCCCGAGATGGCAAACAGCTTTGTACCGGTATTATTAGGCCGCCCAAAACCTGCAAACCATGCGCCACCACGGCGAAGGATCGTTGGGACAACAGCAATGCTCTCGACGTTGTTTACAGTGGTCGGACAGCCATAAAGGCCCGCACCCGCCGGAAACGGCGGCTTCATCCGCGGCATGCCCTTTTTTCCCTCGAGCGACTCGAGCAAGGCAGTCTCTTCGCCGCAAATATACGCCCCCGCACCGTGATGCAGGTAGATGTCAAAATCCCAGCCTGACTTCGCAGCGTTTTTACCGACAAGACCCGCCTCATAGGCCTCGTCGATGGCTGCTTGCAGAGCTTCCTTTTCGCGAATGTATTCACCGCGGATATAAATATAGCAGGCCTTCGCATTCATCGCGAAGGATGCAATTAGACAGCCCTCAATCAATGTGTGCGGATCGTGACGCATGATCTCGCGGTCTTTACACGTACCCGGCTCACTCTCGTCCGCATTCACGACCAGATAGGAAGGGCGGCCATCGCTTTCTTTGGGCATGAAAGACCATTTTAGACCGGTCGGGAACCCCGCGCCGCCACGGCCTCGCAGGCCGGATGCCTTCATCTCGTCGATGATCCAGTCGCG encodes the following:
- the nuoL gene encoding NADH-quinone oxidoreductase subunit L, with amino-acid sequence MELTLLFAPLVCSLLCGFGWKIFGENAACTIATAGLFLSAILSWIVFLTFDGTTETIQILRFIESGSLSTDWSIRMDRLTTIMLIVITTVSSLVHLYSFGYMAHDENFGEGVSYKPRFFAYLSFFTFAMLMLVTSDNLVQMFFGWEGVGVASYLLIGFYYKKPSANAAAIKAFVVNRVGDFGFALGIFAIFMLTDSIKFDDIFAAVPQLAEQSITFLWTEWNAANLIAFLLFVGAMGKSAQLFLHTWLPDAMEGPTPVSALIHAATMVTAGVFLVCRMSPLMEYAPEAMMFVTFLGATTAFVAATIGLVQNDIKRVIAYSTMSQLGYMFVAAGVGMYSAAMFHLLTHAFFKAMLFLGAGSVIHAMHHEQDMRNYGGLRKKIPVTFAAMMIGTLAITGVGIPLTHFGFAGFLSKDAIIESAWGGGAMYAFWMLVIAAAMTSFYSWRLIFLTFFGEARGDKHTHEHAHESPMVMLIPLGVLAIGAIFSGMIFYKSFFGSAEYVGKFYGIPVVEMAADGEGTVDGAEESHAAAGSEDHEGAHHGASFAGKPGEGALHFAPDNTVLEDAHSAPKWVKVSPFIAMLFGFVMAMWFYIWNPSLPSRLAIQQKPLYQFFLNKWYFDEIYGFIFVQPAKAIGRFLWKRGDGDVIDGGLNGLAMGIIPFFTRLSGKAQSGYIFTYAFAMVIGIAVLVTWMTMSGGAN
- a CDS encoding carboxymuconolactone decarboxylase family protein, with the protein product MTDKNPWEDMMRQAQEMAKAFPAMDAFTPKGFESMLGMMPKDMMETFFGNRLNPDGLDAKTRLLLTLAGLTMQGAQNEIAIRQTVRHAMEAGAHKQQIIETIGQMALFAGIPAMQKATAVAQPVLDEMSAAANTNKEGDA
- the nuoI gene encoding NADH-quinone oxidoreductase subunit NuoI; this translates as MTDYTRHAKYFLLQDFYQGMKLGIKYMFKPKATINYPHEKGPLSPRFRGEHALRRYANGEERCIACKLCEAVCPAQAITIDAEPREDGSRRTTRYDIDMTKCIYCGFCQEACPVDAIVEGPNFEFSTETREELYYDKSKLLENGDRWESEIARNLEMDAPYR
- a CDS encoding NADH-quinone oxidoreductase subunit J; translation: MSVFAFYLFAVSVIAGGLFTVISRNPVHSVLWLILSFLSAAGLFVLLGAEFVAMLLIIVYVGAVAVLFLFVVMMLDIDFAELKAEMAKYMPLALLIGLVILMQFVMAFGAWEANTAAEGLRQQVTDPDVMNTQALGMILYDEYFLLFQLSGLILLTAMIGAIVLTLRHRKDVKRQDVVAQMMRDPAKAMKLTDVKPGQGL
- the nuoN gene encoding NADH-quinone oxidoreductase subunit NuoN, which produces MTDDILVILPEIILALSAIAALMVGAYGGQDKLARPILWGISAALIVVALMVAGTSGTTVRAFDGMFVNDGFARFAKVVILVSAACVLFMSEGYMNKRGLLRFEYPILVALSAVGMMVMVSAGDLMALYMGLELQSLALYVVASLRRDSVKSTEAGLKYFVLGALSSGLLLYGASLVYGYAGTTQFAGIITVAQAGNMSIGMLFGIVFLISGMAFKVSAVPFHMWTPDVYEGSPTPITAFFATAPKVAAMGLFARVLHDAFGNAVGDWQQIIALLSVLSMFLGAIAAIGQTNIKRLMAYSSIAHMGYALMGLAAGTAFGVQAMLIYMAIYVTMNVGVFAFILLMEKDGQPVTEISSLNMYSRNNPGRALTLLVLMFSLAGVPPFLGFFGKLYVWRAALEADLAWLVIASAVASAIGAYYYLRIVFFMYFGEDKSDALDNNRGGILGGFLVASAVIMVVGIINMFGVEGAAGLAAATLVN
- a CDS encoding NADH-quinone oxidoreductase subunit M — protein: MENNLLSIVTFIPAFAALILGVFLRGEDEAAQRNAKWLALFATTMTFIASVVMYSQFDSANTGFQLVDEADWLLGLKYRVGVDGISILFVMLTTFMMPLVIAASWDVSTRVKEYMIAFLILETLMIGVFVSLDLILFYLFFEASLIPMFLIIGIWGGANRIYASFKFFLYTFFGSVLMLVAMVAMFADAGTTCIGGCTISLITHSFGSETFSVMGFQIVGGMQTLMFLAFFASFAVKMPMWPVHTWLPDAHVQAPTAGSVVLAAILLKMGGYGFLRFSLPMFPVGSEVVGPVILWMSAIAIVYTSLVALVQDDMKKLIAYSSVAHMGFVTMGIFSTNQQGLDGAIFQMISHGFISGALFLAVGVIYDRMHTREIDAYGGLVNRMPVYAMLFMLFTMANVGLPGTSGFVGEFLTLMAVFQVNTWVAAVATTGVIFSAAYALWLYRRVVMGDLIKESLKAITDMNAREKWIFAPLVVMTLLLGVYPALILDVIGPSVAALVENYDTAVAAAQAVTQSAEALN
- the nuoK gene encoding NADH-quinone oxidoreductase subunit NuoK, encoding MIGLEHYLTVAATLFVIGIFGLFLNRKNVIILLMSIELMLLAVNINLVAFSSFLGDMVGQVFTLFVLTVAAAEAAIGLAILVCFFRNRGTIAVEDVNVMKG